In a single window of the Bacillus mycoides genome:
- a CDS encoding FAD-binding oxidoreductase: MKKRKIAVVIVAYTVLLATSINTYKEQLEHPIMSDVGKLLPTKIKRVENAEDERSLKQLVQDANVSGEKISIAGMQHSQGGQTYYPNGTMLDMKGYNEILEFDPEKKRIRVQSGVTWNDIQKKINPYGLAVQVMQSQNIFTVGGSLSVNVHGRDIRHEALIDTVESFRLLMADGTVRNVNREENADLFPYVIGGYGLFGVILDVTLQLTNDELYETHTKVLDYKEYSSYFKNKVRRDENIRMHLARISVAPNSFLKEMYVTDYVLAEDQQKLKEYSKLKEENIIATPKFLLGLSRYSDWGKGAFWDIQRGYFERTDGKYETRNNVMRSDSTFMEYDNPNLTEVLQEYFVPIDGFAAYIDDLRSVLNEEELNLLNITIRYVEKNENAVLSYAKDDMFALVLLINQGRSEDEIKKTKVVIQKMIDVTLKHNGSYYLPYYSYPEKEQLKKAYPRIEEFLQKKKEVDPEERFVNLFYKEYSK, encoded by the coding sequence TTGAAAAAAAGAAAGATAGCGGTGGTCATTGTAGCTTATACAGTGTTGCTTGCGACATCTATAAATACATATAAAGAGCAACTAGAACATCCTATTATGAGCGATGTAGGAAAGTTGCTTCCAACGAAAATTAAACGTGTTGAAAATGCTGAGGATGAACGTTCATTAAAACAGTTAGTGCAAGATGCAAATGTTTCTGGAGAGAAGATTTCTATTGCAGGTATGCAACATAGCCAAGGCGGACAGACGTATTATCCGAACGGTACGATGCTTGATATGAAAGGATATAATGAAATATTAGAATTCGATCCGGAGAAGAAGAGGATTAGGGTGCAAAGCGGTGTCACATGGAATGACATTCAAAAGAAAATCAATCCATATGGTCTTGCAGTTCAAGTGATGCAATCTCAAAATATTTTTACTGTTGGTGGTTCATTAAGTGTAAATGTACATGGGCGTGATATTCGTCATGAAGCATTGATTGATACAGTAGAGTCGTTCAGATTGTTAATGGCAGATGGTACGGTGCGTAATGTAAATAGAGAAGAAAATGCTGACTTGTTTCCGTATGTAATTGGGGGATATGGATTATTTGGTGTGATTTTAGATGTGACGCTACAGTTAACAAACGATGAATTGTATGAAACGCATACGAAAGTACTAGATTATAAAGAATACTCTTCATACTTTAAGAATAAAGTGCGAAGGGATGAGAATATACGTATGCATTTAGCACGTATTTCTGTTGCCCCAAATTCATTTTTAAAAGAGATGTATGTGACAGATTATGTACTGGCAGAAGATCAACAGAAGTTGAAAGAGTACAGCAAATTAAAAGAAGAAAATATTATAGCTACGCCGAAATTTTTGCTCGGGTTATCACGTTATAGTGACTGGGGAAAGGGCGCATTTTGGGACATACAAAGAGGTTATTTTGAACGTACAGATGGTAAGTACGAAACGCGAAATAACGTAATGAGATCTGATAGTACTTTTATGGAATACGATAATCCAAACTTGACCGAAGTTTTACAAGAGTACTTTGTACCGATAGATGGTTTTGCAGCGTATATAGATGATTTGCGAAGCGTTTTAAATGAAGAGGAATTAAACCTTCTTAACATTACAATCCGCTATGTAGAAAAGAATGAGAATGCGGTGCTATCTTATGCGAAAGATGATATGTTTGCGCTTGTGCTTCTAATTAATCAAGGGCGTTCTGAAGATGAAATAAAGAAAACAAAAGTGGTCATTCAAAAGATGATTGATGTTACGTTAAAGCATAATGGAAGTTATTATTTACCGTATTATTCTTATCCGGAAAAGGAGCAACTAAAGAAAGCGTATCCTCGCATAGAAGAATTCCTTCAGAAGAAGAAGGAAGTAGACCCAGAGGAAAGGTTTGTGAATTTATTTTATAAGGAGTATAGCAAATGA
- a CDS encoding DUF6612 family protein: protein MKKTIIISSLVLAISLGVGCSNEKTTKTDEPKKEAMQKEKELEAKDVFKKTNEAFKNEENVTMTYDVGLKAEGTEMDILKAKMQLEPKTKNSRSEMNISGTDVVVYTVDGKVAGEVKNPNTGEVITVPEEQLNAGGMKATQDIIDNLEVPAVVLDKMKMEKSGDKYKLKFTLKGQETESMLTSMDETQKKMLQAQNAKIEEVDAEYIITKDFKYESAKIDMIMSSNGKDKAHIITNAKYTSYEKFDPIQLPAAK from the coding sequence ATGAAAAAAACTATTATTATTTCAAGTTTAGTGCTTGCAATCAGTCTAGGGGTAGGGTGTAGCAATGAGAAAACAACAAAGACTGATGAACCGAAAAAAGAAGCCATGCAAAAAGAAAAGGAATTAGAAGCGAAGGATGTTTTCAAGAAAACGAACGAAGCTTTTAAAAATGAAGAAAATGTAACGATGACATATGATGTAGGGTTAAAAGCTGAGGGAACAGAGATGGATATATTAAAGGCTAAGATGCAATTAGAGCCAAAGACAAAGAATTCTCGTTCTGAAATGAATATTTCTGGTACAGATGTTGTAGTGTATACTGTGGATGGTAAAGTTGCTGGTGAGGTGAAAAACCCTAATACAGGAGAAGTTATAACCGTACCAGAGGAGCAATTAAACGCTGGTGGAATGAAAGCGACTCAAGATATTATAGATAATTTAGAAGTACCAGCAGTAGTTTTAGATAAAATGAAGATGGAGAAAAGCGGAGATAAATATAAACTGAAATTTACATTAAAAGGGCAAGAAACAGAAAGTATGTTAACTAGCATGGATGAAACGCAGAAGAAAATGTTACAAGCACAAAATGCGAAGATAGAAGAAGTGGATGCAGAATATATCATTACAAAAGATTTTAAATATGAATCAGCGAAGATAGATATGATTATGAGTAGTAATGGTAAGGATAAGGCACACATTATTACGAATGCAAAATATACGTCGTACGAAAAGTTTGACCCAATACAATTGCCGGCAGCAAAGTAA
- a CDS encoding NAD(P)-dependent alcohol dehydrogenase yields the protein MKAIICTQYGPPNVLQLQNIEKPTPKKNEVLIKIHATSVTTGDCRIRGFNSPLLFWIPMRIILGFRKPRKPVLGVELSGEIEEVGTDVTQFKKGDPIFALTELNLGGYAEYTCVHESGLITLKPTNVTYEEAAVIPFGGTSALHFLRKGRIKKGQQVLIYGASGSVGTAAVQLAKYFGATVTAVCSNSNFELVQSLGADKVIDYTKEDFTKQGKCYDIIFDAVGKYKQSLCTNTLTPNGKYVSVNGMMAKVSKEDMILLKKLVETEKLKPVIDRTYRLEEIAEAHMYVEKGHKKGNVSITLK from the coding sequence ATGAAGGCGATCATTTGCACACAGTATGGACCACCTAACGTTCTTCAGCTTCAAAATATAGAGAAACCTACACCTAAAAAGAACGAAGTATTAATTAAAATTCACGCAACAAGTGTAACGACTGGAGATTGTAGAATACGCGGCTTTAATAGCCCCCTCTTATTTTGGATTCCTATGAGGATCATATTAGGTTTCAGAAAACCGAGAAAACCTGTACTCGGCGTAGAGTTATCCGGTGAAATCGAAGAAGTAGGAACAGATGTAACTCAATTTAAAAAAGGTGATCCAATTTTTGCATTAACAGAACTAAACCTCGGTGGTTATGCCGAGTACACATGCGTACATGAAAGTGGATTAATAACATTAAAACCTACCAATGTGACGTATGAAGAAGCGGCAGTTATTCCTTTTGGCGGAACTTCAGCATTACATTTCCTGAGAAAGGGCCGTATAAAAAAAGGGCAACAAGTGCTCATATATGGTGCCTCCGGATCAGTAGGAACAGCTGCTGTACAACTTGCTAAATATTTCGGCGCGACCGTTACGGCTGTTTGTAGTAATTCAAATTTTGAACTCGTGCAATCTTTAGGAGCTGATAAAGTAATTGATTATACGAAAGAAGATTTTACTAAGCAAGGCAAATGCTACGATATTATATTTGATGCAGTTGGGAAGTATAAACAATCCCTTTGTACAAATACATTAACACCCAATGGAAAATATGTATCTGTTAATGGAATGATGGCCAAGGTAAGTAAAGAGGATATGATTCTATTAAAAAAACTAGTCGAAACGGAAAAACTAAAGCCCGTTATTGATAGAACTTACCGATTAGAAGAAATTGCTGAAGCTCATATGTATGTGGAAAAGGGACATAAAAAAGGGAACGTTTCGATTACCTTAAAATAA
- a CDS encoding MetQ/NlpA family ABC transporter substrate-binding protein, with product MKKVLLSIVSGAVLLLGACGANSDKEVKALDEKKITVGVTGGPHEQIFEKVKEVAAKDGLEIDVKVFNDYVAPNVSLDEKSLDVNSYQTKSYLDVFKAERNMKLTEVFSTVTFPMGVYSKSLKDVKELKEGDAIAVPNDPTNELRALKLFEKAGVLKVDPKATEKATAKDVIENPKNLKIVELEASQLPTQLSEVKAAAINTNFALGAKLSPAKDSIFREGKDSPYVNWVVVRTENKDDAVVNKLKKAYQSKEVKDFIEKKFDGSVLPSW from the coding sequence ATGAAAAAGGTGTTATTAAGTATTGTAAGTGGAGCGGTATTATTGTTAGGTGCATGTGGTGCTAATTCTGATAAAGAGGTAAAAGCATTAGATGAGAAAAAGATTACTGTCGGCGTAACGGGTGGACCGCATGAACAAATTTTTGAAAAGGTAAAAGAAGTGGCAGCAAAAGATGGTCTCGAAATTGATGTAAAGGTATTTAATGATTATGTAGCGCCAAACGTATCTTTAGATGAAAAAAGCCTCGATGTAAATAGCTATCAAACTAAATCTTATTTAGACGTATTTAAAGCTGAACGCAACATGAAATTAACTGAAGTATTTTCCACAGTAACATTCCCTATGGGTGTATATTCTAAAAGCTTAAAAGATGTAAAAGAATTAAAAGAGGGCGATGCAATCGCTGTCCCAAATGATCCAACAAATGAGCTTCGTGCTTTAAAGCTATTTGAAAAAGCAGGTGTTTTAAAGGTTGATCCAAAAGCTACAGAAAAAGCGACTGCAAAAGATGTAATTGAAAACCCGAAAAATTTAAAGATTGTTGAATTAGAGGCATCTCAATTACCAACACAGCTAAGTGAAGTAAAGGCAGCTGCAATTAATACAAACTTTGCATTAGGTGCAAAATTAAGCCCAGCGAAAGATTCTATTTTCCGCGAAGGAAAAGATTCACCATATGTGAATTGGGTCGTTGTTCGTACTGAAAATAAAGATGATGCTGTTGTTAATAAATTAAAGAAAGCTTATCAATCTAAAGAAGTAAAAGATTTCATTGAGAAAAAATTCGATGGTTCTGTTTTACCGTCTTGGTAG
- a CDS encoding methionine ABC transporter ATP-binding protein, translated as MIELKNVSKVFTTKKGNVEALKSTSLKVKKGEVFGIIGYSGAGKSTLIRCVNLLEKPTTGDIIINEQELTTLSTKELAKARKKIGMIFQGFNLLKTVTVYENIALPLRLSGLPKNEIEKRVEKYLRIVDLFNKKDAYPSELSGGQKQRVAIARALSHEPEVLLSDEATSALDPETTDSILDLLLKINEEIGITILLITHEMNVIQRICDQVAVMEHGSVVESGTVKDIFTNPQHVTTKKFVNSAFAAKIPEEVQKELQSTGVIVTLSFIGTASGEPALAVATKRFHVYPNILSGNITQLKHEAYGKLIVHMQGEKSEVHRALSFLQEQGIIVEGGRTDYGKQVLFG; from the coding sequence ATGATTGAATTAAAAAACGTCTCCAAAGTATTTACAACAAAAAAAGGGAATGTTGAGGCTCTTAAATCAACTTCCCTTAAAGTAAAAAAGGGCGAAGTATTTGGAATCATCGGATATAGTGGCGCTGGTAAAAGTACATTAATCCGTTGTGTAAATTTATTAGAAAAACCAACGACAGGAGATATCATTATAAATGAACAAGAGTTAACAACCTTATCGACAAAAGAACTCGCAAAGGCGAGAAAAAAGATCGGCATGATTTTTCAAGGATTCAATTTACTTAAAACCGTTACCGTTTATGAAAATATCGCACTACCCTTACGTCTATCTGGTCTTCCCAAAAATGAAATTGAAAAAAGGGTAGAAAAGTATTTACGCATTGTTGATCTCTTTAATAAAAAAGATGCCTATCCAAGTGAATTATCTGGTGGTCAAAAACAACGTGTAGCGATCGCTCGCGCACTATCTCATGAGCCTGAAGTTTTATTAAGTGATGAAGCAACGAGCGCATTAGATCCGGAAACGACTGATTCTATTCTTGATTTATTATTAAAGATCAACGAAGAAATCGGAATTACGATTTTGCTAATTACACACGAAATGAATGTCATCCAGCGTATTTGTGACCAAGTTGCTGTAATGGAACATGGATCTGTCGTTGAAAGTGGAACAGTGAAGGACATTTTTACAAATCCACAACATGTAACAACGAAGAAATTTGTAAATAGCGCGTTTGCAGCTAAAATTCCAGAAGAGGTACAGAAAGAACTACAAAGCACCGGGGTAATCGTAACACTTTCATTTATAGGAACCGCTTCAGGAGAACCAGCGTTAGCTGTCGCTACAAAACGTTTCCACGTATATCCTAATATTTTATCAGGCAATATTACACAGTTAAAACATGAGGCATATGGAAAACTGATCGTTCATATGCAAGGTGAAAAAAGTGAAGTACACCGTGCCTTATCATTTTTACAAGAACAAGGGATCATCGTAGAAGGAGGTAGAACAGATTATGGGAAACAAGTCCTTTTTGGATGA
- a CDS encoding methionine ABC transporter permease, whose translation MGNKSFLDEWGNVIWEATIQTFQMTSISLLISILIALPLGVTLVLTRPGGQRENKIIYPILNTVINIIRSLPFIILLFFILPFTKFLMGTSIGVQGVIVPLVVFTAPYIARLMETALLEVDRGVIEAYQAMGVSTLKIIWHVMVKEARPSLVLGLTIATIGLIGATAMAGLVGAGGLGDLAYRFGHLRYEPEVMYATVFILIILVQGLQSLGNGVARRLKKD comes from the coding sequence ATGGGAAACAAGTCCTTTTTGGATGAGTGGGGTAACGTAATATGGGAAGCAACAATTCAAACATTTCAAATGACATCTATTTCACTACTTATCTCTATTCTTATTGCATTACCACTCGGTGTCACACTTGTTTTAACGAGACCTGGTGGACAGCGAGAAAATAAAATTATCTATCCTATTCTTAATACAGTTATTAATATCATTCGTTCTCTTCCGTTTATCATTCTATTATTCTTCATTTTACCTTTTACAAAGTTTCTAATGGGAACGTCCATTGGCGTGCAAGGTGTTATCGTACCACTTGTTGTCTTCACAGCCCCTTACATTGCCCGTTTAATGGAAACTGCTTTATTAGAAGTGGATCGCGGTGTCATTGAAGCATATCAAGCAATGGGAGTCTCTACTTTAAAAATCATTTGGCACGTTATGGTTAAAGAAGCTCGCCCGTCTCTCGTACTTGGATTAACAATCGCAACGATCGGCTTAATCGGTGCAACAGCAATGGCTGGACTTGTCGGTGCTGGCGGCCTTGGTGATTTAGCATATCGATTCGGACATTTACGCTACGAACCTGAAGTAATGTATGCAACCGTCTTTATTTTGATTATCCTCGTTCAAGGATTACAGTCTTTAGGGAATGGTGTTGCACGAAGATTGAAGAAAGATTAA
- a CDS encoding SDR family oxidoreductase, with protein MMNQLKNKVAVVTGVSRLDGIGAAICTELAEAGYDIFFTYWTEYDKEMPWGVDKNEQIQLKEKLIQNGVKVSSMELDLTQNDASNQLINKVTEQLGYPHILINNAAYSTNNDFSNLTAEELDKHYMVNVRATTLLSSQFAQGFDKKSGGRIVNMTSGQFKGPMAGELAYATTKGAIDALTSTLSAEVAHLGITVNAINPGPTSTGWMTEEIKQGLRPMFPFGRIGEPKDAARLIKFLVSEEAEWITGQVIHSEGGFKR; from the coding sequence ATGATGAATCAATTAAAAAATAAAGTAGCAGTTGTTACAGGTGTAAGTCGTCTAGACGGTATAGGAGCAGCTATTTGCACGGAGTTAGCAGAGGCTGGATACGATATATTTTTTACGTATTGGACAGAATACGATAAAGAGATGCCTTGGGGCGTTGATAAAAATGAACAAATACAATTAAAAGAAAAGTTGATACAAAATGGTGTCAAAGTATCGAGCATGGAGTTAGATCTAACTCAGAATGATGCATCAAATCAGCTTATAAATAAAGTTACTGAACAATTAGGGTACCCTCATATATTAATTAATAATGCAGCATATTCTACAAATAATGATTTCTCTAATTTGACTGCTGAAGAACTAGATAAGCACTACATGGTAAATGTTCGTGCGACTACATTGTTAAGTAGTCAATTTGCCCAAGGTTTTGATAAGAAATCTGGTGGTAGAATTGTGAATATGACGTCGGGACAATTTAAAGGACCTATGGCAGGAGAATTAGCGTATGCAACAACGAAGGGAGCAATTGACGCTCTTACTAGTACGTTGTCAGCGGAAGTGGCCCATTTAGGGATAACAGTGAATGCAATTAATCCAGGTCCAACTAGTACAGGATGGATGACTGAGGAGATAAAGCAAGGATTAAGACCGATGTTTCCTTTCGGCAGAATTGGTGAGCCAAAGGATGCAGCAAGACTTATTAAGTTTTTAGTGAGCGAAGAAGCCGAATGGATTACAGGGCAAGTTATTCATTCAGAAGGTGGATTTAAGAGATAA
- a CDS encoding DoxX family membrane protein — protein sequence MVINFLRTDKRATFILLFLRLYIGYAWLAAGIGKVFGQSFDASGFLKGAIAQASGAHPAVQGWWADFLQHFVLPNADLFSFLVQWGEILVGLGLILGGLTKTAAFFGIIMNLSFLLSGTVSVNPNLLILTMFILVAGQNAGRIGLDGYVFPKLFKKNNREAYKLSKTA from the coding sequence ATGGTTATCAATTTTTTAAGAACTGATAAACGCGCTACTTTCATATTATTATTTTTACGACTTTACATAGGATATGCATGGCTTGCTGCTGGAATAGGAAAAGTTTTTGGACAATCTTTTGACGCAAGTGGTTTTCTAAAAGGAGCTATCGCTCAAGCATCAGGTGCCCATCCTGCAGTACAAGGTTGGTGGGCAGATTTTCTTCAACATTTTGTTCTTCCAAACGCAGACCTATTTAGCTTTTTAGTTCAATGGGGAGAAATTTTAGTAGGGCTAGGTTTGATTTTAGGTGGATTAACAAAAACAGCTGCATTTTTCGGCATCATAATGAACCTTTCATTTTTATTAAGCGGAACTGTTAGTGTAAACCCAAACCTGCTTATTTTAACTATGTTCATTTTAGTTGCAGGACAGAATGCTGGACGTATTGGATTAGATGGTTATGTTTTCCCAAAACTTTTCAAAAAAAATAACCGTGAAGCATATAAATTAAGTAAAACTGCATAA
- a CDS encoding alpha/beta hydrolase family protein: MKVKEKTYLSIEEIISLPTLSGANISDDGKGVAFVKKTANWKDNTYRNHIWIYEKDKEQSYLLTTGDIDSIHPLWSPDSRDIAYLSPVGDGDNKKNQIFVKSIDGYSELQITDEKEGVSTFKWEPTGKGFYYVAQSKECEEIKKRKELYGDFQHAGKEHRNNCLYYIEIEKGIQNDKEEREISGVYQLTDGKDFYIHNFDISNDGTKVVFMATPSLNDHMNGDLYILDVEAEELQKMNVDKLLGGSVCFSPEGSKICYSASIREKDYYRNHIQESTLEIYDMNTGEVIQPLTNFDSTVMPLQWTDKGILIRWQDKTNYRIGLLCEDGTVEMLGDKVDGFIMDASITRDGNHISYSKAITNETFEIYLDDKKITDENSFFKGKLKSNREIISWQSSDGLEIEGVLSTPVDFDANKKYPLLVVIHGGPAWASFPIFSDCFNEKYPIEQFIEKGFIVLEPNYRGSSGYGNEFLKAHYRKQGIADYEDVISGVDELVEQGIVDKDRVGVMGWSNGGYISAFCSTFSNRFKAISVGGGITNWSTHYVNTDIPYFIRMHLGNTPWNDPDIYTKTSPMTYIKSACTPTLIQHGEKDARIPTSNAYELYQGLRDMEVNTELIIFKGMAYSSDQPGINVAIMKQNLMWFSHYILGESMKEFRVL, from the coding sequence ATGAAGGTGAAAGAAAAAACATATTTAAGTATAGAAGAGATTATTTCATTACCAACCTTATCAGGTGCAAATATAAGTGATGACGGCAAAGGCGTAGCATTTGTTAAGAAGACAGCTAACTGGAAAGACAATACATATAGGAATCATATATGGATATATGAAAAAGATAAGGAGCAGAGTTACCTATTAACAACTGGGGATATAGATAGTATACACCCATTATGGTCCCCAGATTCTAGGGATATCGCATACCTTAGCCCAGTTGGTGACGGAGATAATAAGAAAAATCAAATCTTTGTTAAGTCAATAGATGGTTATAGTGAGTTACAAATTACTGATGAGAAAGAAGGGGTCAGTACATTCAAATGGGAGCCTACTGGTAAAGGTTTTTATTATGTTGCACAGTCAAAAGAATGTGAGGAAATAAAGAAACGTAAAGAGCTATATGGGGACTTCCAACATGCAGGTAAGGAACATCGGAATAATTGTTTATATTACATTGAAATAGAAAAAGGGATACAAAATGATAAAGAGGAACGTGAGATTAGCGGTGTTTATCAACTAACGGATGGTAAGGATTTTTATATACATAACTTTGATATTTCAAATGATGGGACAAAGGTTGTATTTATGGCTACACCAAGCCTAAACGATCATATGAATGGTGATCTATACATATTAGATGTTGAAGCTGAGGAACTACAAAAGATGAATGTAGATAAGTTGTTGGGCGGGAGCGTTTGCTTTTCTCCTGAGGGCAGCAAAATATGTTACTCAGCAAGCATAAGAGAGAAGGATTACTATAGAAACCATATACAAGAAAGTACATTAGAGATATATGATATGAATACTGGAGAGGTAATTCAGCCTCTAACAAACTTTGATAGTACGGTTATGCCATTACAGTGGACAGATAAGGGGATTTTAATTAGATGGCAGGATAAAACTAACTATCGTATTGGATTGCTATGTGAGGATGGCACTGTGGAAATGTTAGGTGACAAAGTAGATGGCTTTATAATGGATGCTTCTATAACAAGGGATGGAAATCATATATCCTATAGTAAGGCTATAACAAATGAAACCTTTGAAATCTATTTAGACGATAAAAAAATAACGGATGAAAATAGCTTTTTTAAAGGGAAGCTGAAAAGTAACAGGGAAATAATCTCATGGCAAAGTAGTGATGGTCTTGAAATAGAGGGTGTTTTATCAACCCCAGTAGATTTTGATGCCAACAAAAAATATCCTTTATTAGTAGTAATCCATGGTGGACCAGCTTGGGCATCTTTTCCGATATTCTCAGACTGTTTTAATGAGAAATATCCGATTGAGCAGTTTATCGAAAAAGGCTTTATAGTTTTAGAGCCAAACTATAGAGGAAGTTCTGGCTATGGTAATGAGTTCTTAAAAGCCCACTATAGAAAACAGGGAATTGCTGACTACGAGGATGTTATATCTGGAGTGGATGAACTAGTTGAGCAAGGGATTGTAGATAAAGATAGAGTAGGAGTTATGGGATGGAGTAACGGAGGATATATATCAGCCTTCTGTTCTACGTTTAGTAATAGATTTAAAGCTATTTCAGTTGGGGGCGGAATTACTAACTGGAGTACCCATTATGTAAATACAGATATCCCTTACTTTATTAGAATGCATTTAGGAAATACTCCATGGAATGATCCAGATATATATACAAAAACATCGCCAATGACATATATTAAATCAGCCTGTACGCCTACCTTAATCCAACATGGCGAAAAGGATGCAAGGATTCCAACTTCCAATGCATATGAGCTATATCAAGGGTTAAGGGATATGGAAGTTAATACAGAATTAATTATTTTTAAAGGAATGGCATATAGTTCTGACCAGCCAGGAATTAATGTGGCTATTATGAAGCAGAATTTGATGTGGTTTTCACACTATATTCTTGGAGAAAGTATGAAAGAATTTAGGGTTTTATAA
- the glmS gene encoding glutamine--fructose-6-phosphate transaminase (isomerizing), which translates to MCGIVGFIGEQDAKEILLKGLEKLEYRGYDSAGIAVQAENGVVVYKEKGRIAKLREVVEENVAASVGIGHTRWATHGVPSKLNAHPHQSTSKRFTLVHNGVIENYELVKKEYLQDVTFVSETDTEIIVQLMEQQVSTGLSVEDAFRQTLSLLHGSYAIGLLDAENPNMIYVAKNKSPLLVGAGDNFNVIASDAMAMLQVTDQFIELMDKEMVIVTKESITIKNLQGETIERAPFTAELDASDIEKGTYPHFMLKEIDEQPLVIRNIIQKYQDENGEIELDQDIRNAILDSDRIYIIACGTSYHAGLVGKQFIEKFAKVPVEVHVASEFSYNMPLLTERPFFIYISQSGETADSRAVLVQTNEMGHKALTITNVPGSTLSREADYTLPLYAGPEIAVASTKAYTAQLAVLSILAADIAKAKGEVLDFDLTHELGLVANAMVVLCDQKEEMDALAKQFLATTRNCFFIGRSVDFFVGLEGALKLKEISYIQAEGFAGGELKHGTIALIENGTPVIALATQEHVNLGIRGNVKEVVARGANPCIISMKGLEMEGDSFVLPAVHEALAPLVAVIPFQLISYYAALHRECDVDKPRNLAKSVTVE; encoded by the coding sequence ATGTGTGGAATCGTAGGATTTATTGGAGAGCAAGATGCAAAGGAAATTTTATTAAAAGGTTTAGAAAAGCTAGAATATCGCGGATATGATTCAGCAGGTATTGCAGTACAAGCAGAGAACGGTGTTGTTGTATACAAAGAAAAAGGCCGTATTGCAAAACTTCGCGAAGTCGTAGAAGAGAACGTAGCAGCAAGCGTGGGAATCGGTCACACACGCTGGGCTACACACGGTGTTCCAAGCAAACTAAACGCGCATCCGCATCAAAGTACATCAAAACGCTTTACACTAGTTCATAACGGTGTAATTGAAAACTATGAGTTAGTGAAAAAGGAATATTTACAAGATGTAACGTTCGTAAGTGAAACAGATACAGAAATTATCGTGCAACTTATGGAACAACAAGTAAGTACAGGACTAAGTGTAGAAGACGCGTTCCGTCAAACATTATCTCTTTTACATGGTTCTTACGCAATCGGACTACTTGATGCTGAAAATCCAAACATGATTTATGTTGCTAAAAACAAAAGCCCGCTATTAGTAGGTGCTGGTGATAACTTTAATGTTATTGCAAGCGACGCTATGGCGATGTTGCAAGTTACAGATCAATTTATCGAGTTAATGGATAAAGAAATGGTAATCGTAACAAAAGAAAGCATTACAATTAAAAACTTACAAGGTGAAACGATTGAACGTGCGCCGTTTACAGCGGAATTAGACGCAAGTGATATTGAAAAAGGAACGTATCCTCATTTCATGCTAAAAGAAATCGACGAGCAACCACTTGTAATCCGTAATATTATTCAAAAGTACCAAGATGAAAATGGCGAAATTGAATTAGATCAAGATATCCGTAACGCAATTTTAGATAGCGATCGCATTTACATCATTGCATGTGGAACAAGTTATCATGCAGGTCTTGTTGGAAAGCAATTCATTGAGAAATTTGCGAAAGTACCAGTTGAAGTACATGTAGCAAGTGAATTCTCTTACAACATGCCATTATTAACAGAAAGACCATTCTTCATTTATATTTCACAAAGTGGTGAAACAGCTGATAGCCGTGCAGTACTTGTGCAAACAAATGAAATGGGTCATAAAGCATTAACAATTACAAACGTACCTGGTTCTACGCTTTCTCGTGAAGCTGATTATACACTTCCTTTATATGCAGGACCAGAAATCGCAGTTGCATCGACGAAAGCATACACAGCACAGCTTGCAGTACTTTCAATCTTAGCGGCTGACATTGCAAAAGCAAAAGGTGAGGTTCTTGATTTCGATTTAACACATGAATTAGGACTTGTAGCAAATGCAATGGTAGTACTTTGTGATCAAAAAGAAGAAATGGACGCATTAGCAAAACAATTTTTAGCAACAACGCGTAACTGCTTCTTCATCGGACGTAGCGTAGACTTCTTCGTAGGTTTAGAAGGTGCGTTAAAACTAAAAGAAATCTCTTACATCCAAGCAGAAGGATTTGCTGGAGGAGAATTAAAACACGGTACAATTGCCTTAATCGAAAACGGTACACCAGTTATCGCACTTGCTACACAAGAGCACGTAAACCTTGGAATTCGTGGTAACGTGAAAGAAGTAGTAGCACGCGGAGCTAACCCATGTATCATCTCAATGAAAGGCTTAGAAATGGAAGGTGACAGCTTCGTATTACCAGCTGTACACGAAGCACTAGCACCGCTAGTAGCAGTTATTCCATTCCAACTTATCTCATACTACGCAGCGCTTCACCGCGAATGTGACGTTGATAAGCCACGTAACTTAGCTAAGTCTGTTACTGTTGAGTAG